From Hylaeus volcanicus isolate JK05 chromosome 2, UHH_iyHylVolc1.0_haploid, whole genome shotgun sequence, the proteins below share one genomic window:
- the LOC128873009 gene encoding sodium leak channel NALCN isoform X3 translates to MMLGRKQSLKGEPVLADYGPEESLNESADIEWVNKLWVRRLMRFCALVSLTSVCLNTPKTFEKIPPLQYVTFICDLVVTFLFTAEMIAKMHIRGILKRDKSYLKDHWCQFDGSMVVFLWLSVILQMFEMLGFVLKFSYVSILRAPRPLIMIRFLRVFLKFSMPKARINLIFKRSSQQIYNVTLFFLFFMSLYGLLGVQFFGELKNHCVLNTTDPKRITINSLAIPDTFCSTDPESGYQCPEGMTCMKLELSKYIMGFNGFDEFATSIFTVYQAASQEGWVFIMYRAIDSLPAWRPVLYFSTMIFFLAWLVKNVFIAVITETFNEIRVQFQQMWGVRGHISNSTASQILTGDDNGWKLVTLDENKHGGLASPVCHAVLRSPHFRMVVMCAILANGITTATMSFKHDEKPRHTYYDKYYYAEIAFTTFLDLETLFKIWCLGFRSYYKHSIHKFELLLAIGTTIHIIPFFYLSGFTYFQVLRVVRLIKASPMLEDFVYKIFGPGKKLGSLIIFTMCLLVISSSISMQLFCFLCDFTKFETFPEAFMSMFQILTQEAWVDVMDETMLRTHETMGPFVAVYFILYHLFVTLIVLSLFVAVILDNLELDEDIKKLKQLKFREQSAEIKETLPFRLRIFEKFPDSPQMTCLHKVPSDFSLPKVRESFMRQFVFEMENEENEGAKKINETFDSKMIYRKQRPVKILNNPPKVRNVVTNLKKAAVSYIINDSNNQRLLLGDSAMIPVPGKGLLKPQGTVNSAKQLRIDQKKSIRRSVRSGSIKLKQTYEHLMENGDIGGINRVSSSRSRPHDLDIKLLQAKRQQAEMRSNFLGLVTYLDWVMILATTMSCISMMFETPRYRVMEVPALQIAEYGFVIFMSIELALKILADGLFFTPKAYIKDVASVLDVFIYVVSLVFLCWMPKSVPANSGAQLLMILRCVRPLRIFTLVPHMRKVVYELCRGFKEILLVSTLLILLMFIFASYGVQLYGGRLARCNDPTILKRENCVGVFMRRVFVTKMKLRPGQNESYPSILVPRVWANPRRFNFDHIGDALMALFEVLSFKGWLDVRDVLIKALGPVHAIYIHIYIFLGCMIGLTLFVGVVIANYSENKGTALLTVDQRRWCDLKKRLKIAQPLHLPPRPDGKKFRAFIYDITQNIYFKRFIAVMVLINSALLCVSWRIEEEHTEALATVSTILTLIFLVEVIMKNIAFTPRGYWQSRRNRYDLLVTVVGVIWIVIHCTMKNDSSYLIGFMVVILRFFTITGKHTTLKMLMLTVGVSVCKSFFIIFGMFLLVFFYALAGTIIFGTVKYGEGIGRRANFESPVTGVAMLFRIVTGEDWNKIMHDCMIQPPYCTPAANYWETDCGNFHASLIYFCTFYVIITYIVLNLLVAIIMENFSLFYSNEEDALLSYADIRNFQNTWNVVDNHQKGVIPVKRVKFILRLLKGRLETDPQKDRLLFKHMCYELEKLNNGEEVTFHDVINMLSYRSVDIRKALQLEELLAREEFEYIIEEEVAKQTIRNWLEGCLKKIRASGKQQNSLVAGLRANTDQPIQQQEHTEEKRKEADKEEETETKDTDGSKHKVKKPPALPRSESIGSGSGRKYLTPTLSDPASIRSEKDKNVAPKKRNNRPPPMAKNNLPHLTESSEQSRQQREAFNAKTTAPKPSSVILEVREWWKEQLAYSSESSEDEV, encoded by the exons ATGATGCTGGGGCGCAAGCAGAGCCTCAAGGGGGAACCCGTCTTGGCCGATTACGGGCCAGAGGAGTCCCTCAATGAGAGCGCTGACATAGAGTGGGTGAAtaag CTGTGGGTTAGGAGGTTGATGAGGTTCTGCGCCCTGGTATCATTAACTTCAGTCTGCTTGAATACTCCAAAgacttttgaaaaaattccgCCTCTTCAGTATGTTACCTTCATTTGCGATTTAGTCGTCACGTTCTTATTTACCGCTGAAATGATTGCCAAGATGCATATCAGAGGTATACTGAAG AGGGACAAATCTTACTTGAAAGATCATTGGTGCCAATTCGATGGGAGTATGGTGGTCTTCCTCTGGTTGTCCgtaattttacaaatgttcGAAATGCTGGGcttcgttttaaaatttagttacgTTTCGATACTACGAGCACCACGACCCTTAATTATGATACGCTTCCTAAGAGTCTTCCTTAAGTTCTCCATGCCCAAAGCTAGGATTAatctaattttcaa ACGCTCGAGCCAACAAATATACAACGTGAccctcttctttcttttcttcatgTCTCTCTACGGTCTTCTAGGCGTCCAGTTCTTCGGTGAATTGAAAAACCATTGTGTTCTTAACACCACCGATCCAAAACGCATTACTATAAACAGTTTAGCGATTCCTGATACTTTCTGTTCGACTGATCCTGAATCTGGATACCAATGTCCAGAGGGGATGACCTGTATGAAGCTCGAGTTATCCAAGTACATCATGGGTTTCAATGGTTTCGACGAGTTTG CTACGAGTATTTTCACTGTTTATCAAGCCGCGTCGCAAGAAGGATGGGTTTTCATCATGTACCGTGCGATAGACAGTCTACCCGCTTGGCGTCCAGTTCTCTACTTCAGTacaatgatatttttcttaGCTTGGCTCGTGAAGAATGTCTTCATCGCAGTTATCACAGAGACGTTTAACGAAATACGAGTACAATTCCAGCAGATGTGGGGCGTGAGGGGACACATCAGCAACAGCACTGCGTCACAA ATACTGACGGGTGACGATAACGGTTGGAAATTGGTAACTCtagatgaaaataaacacgGAGGATTGGCCTCTCCCGTGTGTCACGCCGTCCTGAGATCTCCTCATTTTCGCATGGTAGTGATGTGCGCGATTCTGGCGAACGGCATCACCACCGCGACGATGAGCTTCAAACACGACGAAAAACCAAGGCACACGTATTACGACAAGTATTACTATGCCGAGATCGCGTTCACGACATTCTTGGACCTCGAAacgttattcaaaatttggtGCCTCGGATTCCGCAGTTATTACAAGCATTCGATTCACAAATTCGAGCTGCTGCTGGCAATTGGTACAACCATACACATCATTCCGTTCTTCTATCTTTCTGGATTCACGTATTTTCAG GTTCTCAGGGTAGTCAGACTCATCAAAGCATCCCCGATGTTGGAGGACTTCGTGTATAAGATATTCGGACCTGGAAAGAAATTGGGAAGCCTCATAATTTTTACCATGTGTCTACTCGTGATATCGTCTAGCATATCTATGCAGCTCTTCTGTTTTCTCTGCGACTTTACAAAATTTGAGACCTTCCCGGAG GCGTTCATGTCTATGTTTCAAATCCTGACGCAAGAAGCTTGGGTCGACGTAATGGATGAAACAATGCTCAGAACACATGAGACAATGGGCCCTTTCGTTGCCGTATACTTCATTTTATACCATCTATTCGTCACATTG ATCGTGTTAAGTCTGTTCGTTGCAGTCATCTTGGATAATCTTGAACTGGACGAGGatatcaaaaaattgaaacaattaaagTTCCGCGAGCAAAGCGCAGAGATAAAAGAAACCCTACCATTCAGATTGAGAATTTTTGAGAAGTTCCCTGATAGTCCTCAGATGACATGCTTGCACAAAGTACCGTCAGACTTCAGTCTTCCGAAG GTGCGCGAAAGCTTCATGCGACAATTTGTATTCGAAATggaaaacgaggaaaacgaAGGGgcgaaaaaaattaacgaaacgtttGATTCGAAAATGATATACAGAAAACAACGGCCAGtaaagattttaaataatccaCCGAAAGTAAGGAACGTTGTCACTAATCTTAAAAAAGCGGCTGTTAGTTACATTATAAA CGACTCCAATAATCAGAGGCTCCTATTAGGCGATTCTGCTATGATACCAGTACCAGGAAAAGGTCTTTTGAAGCCACAAGGTACCGTTAACAGTGCCAAGCAACTGCGCATCGATCAGAAAAA GTCGATCAGAAGAAGCGTTCGCAGCGGATCGATCAAGTTAAAGCAAACGTACGAACATCTGATGGAAAACGGTGATATCGGAGGTATAAACAGAGTCAGTTCTTCCCGCAGTAGACCACATGATTTGGATATTAAATTGCTACAAGCCAAAAGGCAGCAAGCGGAGATGCGAAG CAACTTCCTTGGCTTGGTCACGTACCTTGATTGGGTAATGATCCTTGCTACGACGATGTCTTGCATCTCCATGATGTTCGAAACGCCTCGTTATCGTGTGATGGAAGTACCGGCATTGCAAATCGCCGAGTACGGTTTCGTTATCTTCATGAGTATCGAGCTAGCGCTTAAGATTTTGGCGGATGGATTGTTTTTCACGCCGAAGGCCTACATCAAAGATGTTGCCTCTGTCCTGGACGTTTTTATCTACGTC GTCAGTCTTGTATTTCTTTGCTGGATGCCGAAGAGCGTGCCAGCGAATTCTGGCGCGCAGCTTCTCATGATTCTACGATGCGTCAGACCGTTGAGGATCTTCACTCTTGTACCGCACATGAGAAAGGTCGTTTACGAGTTGTGTAGGGGCTTCAAAGAGATCTTACTG GTGTCTACTCTGTTGATCCTATTGATGTTCATATTTGCGAGTTACGGTGTACAGCTTTACGGGGGTAGATTGGCTCGGTGCAACGATCCGACCATCTTGAAACGGGAGAATTGCGTTGGTGTATTCATGCGGCGAGTATtcgtaacaaaaatgaaactacGACCGGGCCAAAATGAGAGCTACCCGTCTATATTGGTACCACGCGTTTG ggCCAATCCTAGGCGGTTTAACTTCGACCATATCGGTGACGCACTGATGGCGCTTTTCGAAGTACTCTCATTTAAAGGGTGGCTAGACGTTAGAGACGTTCTTATCAAAGCACTCGGGCCC GTCCACGCTATCTATATCCAcatctatatatttttgggtTGCATGATTGGTTTGACTTTGTTCGTTGGTGTCGTAATCGCCAATTACTCTGAAAACAAAGGAACCGCGTTACTCACAGTCGATCAAAGACGATG GTGCGATTTAAAGAAGCGACTGAAAATCGCTCAACCGTTGCACTTGCCACCCAGACCAGATGGGAAGAAATTCCGAGCCTTTATCTATGACATCACtcagaatatatattttaaaagattcatCGCGGTTATGGTACTCATAAACAGTGCTCTTCTGTGCGTTTCT TGGAGAATCGAGGAAGAACACACGGAAGCGCTCGCTACGGTTTCCACGATTCTGACACTGATCTTCCTCGTGGAAGTgatcatgaaaaatattgctttTACACCACGTGGCTATTGGCAGTCCAGAAGAAACAGATATGATTTGCTCGTGACAGTTGTGGGTGTTATTTGGATCGTCATTCATTGTACAATGAAG AACGATTCGTCGTACCTAATCGGCTTTATGGTCGTGATCCTTAGATTCTTCACCATCACTGGCAAACATACAACTCTGAAAATGTTGATGTTGACAGTCGGAGTGTCCGTTTgcaaaagtttctttattatatttggcATGTTTctccttgttttcttttacgcCCTAGCAGGCACGATCATTTTTGGAACAGTAAAGTATGGCGAAGGTATAGGAAG GCGTGCCAATTTTGAATCGCCCGTGACTGGCGTTGCTATGCTCTTTCGTATCGTCACTGGAGAGGATTGGAATAAGATAATGCACGATTGCATGATACAACCGCCGTATTGCACTCCGGCTGCTAATTATTGGGAGACCGATTGCGGGAATTTTCATGCTtccttaatttatttttgtactttttacgTCATTATCACTTACATTGTTTTAAATCTTCTGGTGG CTATTATCATGGAGAacttttctctattttattcgaacgaggAAGACGCGTTATTGTCGTACGCCGACATTAGAAATTTCCAAAACACCTGGAACGTCGTCGACAATCACCAAAAGGGTGTCATACCGGTGAAACGG GTAAAGTTTATCTTACGGCTGTTGAAAGGCCGACTAGAGACAGATCCACAAAAGGATCGGCTGCTCTTCAAGCATATGTGTTACGAGCTGGAGAAGTTGAACAATGGCGAAGAAGTTACTTTCCACGATGTTATTAA TATGTTGTCGTATCGCTCGGTCGATATACGGAAAGCTCTTCAACTCGAGGAACTACTGGCAAGGGAGGAGTTCGAGTACATCATCGAAGAAGAAGTCGCTAAACAAACGATAAGAAATTGGTTAGAGGGTTGtctgaaaaaaattcgagCGAGTGGG AAGCAGCAAAATAGTCTCGTTGCTGGTCTTCGTGCGAACACTGACCAACCCATACAACAACAAGAGCATAcggaagagaaaagaaaggaagcagacaaagaagaagaaactgaAACAAAG GACACGGACGGATCTAAGCACAAAGTTAAGAAACCACCAGCTCTCCCAAGATCTGAGAGTATAGGCAGTGGATCTGgaaggaaatatttgactCCAACTCTGTCGGATCCTGCGTCGATTAGGTCTGAAAAAGACAAGAATGTAGCACctaagaaaagaaacaatagaCCACCAC CGATggcgaaaaataatttgccaCATCTCACAGAAAGTTCCGAGCAGAGCAGACAACAGAGGGAAGCTTTCAATGCAAAGACAACCGCGCCGAAACCTTCCAGCGTTATACTGGAAGTTCGCGAATGGTGGAAAGAGCAGTTGGCGTATAGCAGTGAGTCCAGCGAGGACGAGGtttaa
- the LOC128873009 gene encoding sodium leak channel NALCN isoform X5, protein MMLGRKQSLKGEPVLADYGPEESLNESADIEWVNKLWVRRLMRFCALVSLTSVCLNTPKTFEKIPPLQYVTFICDLVVTFLFTAEMIAKMHIRGILKRDKSYLKDHWCQFDGSMVVFLWLSVILQMFEMLGFVLKFSYVSILRAPRPLIMIRFLRVFLKFSMPKARINLIFKRSSQQIYNVTLFFLFFMSLYGLLGVQFFGELKNHCVLNTTDPKRITINSLAIPDTFCSTDPESGYQCPEGMTCMKLELSKYIMGFNGFDEFATSIFTVYQAASQEGWVFIMYRAIDSLPAWRPVLYFSTMIFFLAWLVKNVFIAVITETFNEIRVQFQQMWGVRGHISNSTASQILTGDDNGWKLVTLDENKHGGLASPVCHAVLRSPHFRMVVMCAILANGITTATMSFKHDEKPRHTYYDKYYYAEIAFTTFLDLETLFKIWCLGFRSYYKHSIHKFELLLAIGTTIHIIPFFYLSGFTYFQVLRVVRLIKASPMLEDFVYKIFGPGKKLGSLIIFTMCLLVISSSISMQLFCFLCDFTKFETFPEAFMSMFQILTQEAWVDVMDETMLRTHETMGPFVAVYFILYHLFVTLIVLSLFVAVILDNLELDEDIKKLKQLKFREQSAEIKETLPFRLRIFEKFPDSPQMTCLHKVPSDFSLPKVRESFMRQFVFEMENEENEGAKKINETFDSKMIYRKQRPVKILNNPPKVRNVVTNLKKAAVSYIINDSNNQRLLLGDSAMIPVPGKGLLKPQGTVNSAKQLRIDQKKSIRRSVRSGSIKLKQTYEHLMENGDIGGINRVSSSRSRPHDLDIKLLQAKRQQAEMRRANPRRFNFDHIGDALMALFEVLSFKGWLDVRDVLIKALGPVHAIYIHIYIFLGCMIGLTLFVGVVIANYSENKGTALLTVDQRRWCDLKKRLKIAQPLHLPPRPDGKKFRAFIYDITQNIYFKRFIAVMVLINSALLCVSWRIEEEHTEALATVSTILTLIFLVEVIMKNIAFTPRGYWQSRRNRYDLLVTVVGVIWIVIHCTMKNDSSYLIGFMVVILRFFTITGKHTTLKMLMLTVGVSVCKSFFIIFGMFLLVFFYALAGTIIFGTVKYGEGIGRRANFESPVTGVAMLFRIVTGEDWNKIMHDCMIQPPYCTPAANYWETDCGNFHASLIYFCTFYVIITYIVLNLLVAIIMENFSLFYSNEEDALLSYADIRNFQNTWNVVDNHQKGVIPVKRVKFILRLLKGRLETDPQKDRLLFKHMCYELEKLNNGEEVTFHDVINMLSYRSVDIRKALQLEELLAREEFEYIIEEEVAKQTIRNWLEGCLKKIRASGKQQNSLVAGLRANTDQPIQQQEHTEEKRKEADKEEETETKDTDGSKHKVKKPPALPRSESIGSGSGRKYLTPTLSDPASIRSEKDKNVAPKKRNNRPPPMAKNNLPHLTESSEQSRQQREAFNAKTTAPKPSSVILEVREWWKEQLAYSSESSEDEV, encoded by the exons ATGATGCTGGGGCGCAAGCAGAGCCTCAAGGGGGAACCCGTCTTGGCCGATTACGGGCCAGAGGAGTCCCTCAATGAGAGCGCTGACATAGAGTGGGTGAAtaag CTGTGGGTTAGGAGGTTGATGAGGTTCTGCGCCCTGGTATCATTAACTTCAGTCTGCTTGAATACTCCAAAgacttttgaaaaaattccgCCTCTTCAGTATGTTACCTTCATTTGCGATTTAGTCGTCACGTTCTTATTTACCGCTGAAATGATTGCCAAGATGCATATCAGAGGTATACTGAAG AGGGACAAATCTTACTTGAAAGATCATTGGTGCCAATTCGATGGGAGTATGGTGGTCTTCCTCTGGTTGTCCgtaattttacaaatgttcGAAATGCTGGGcttcgttttaaaatttagttacgTTTCGATACTACGAGCACCACGACCCTTAATTATGATACGCTTCCTAAGAGTCTTCCTTAAGTTCTCCATGCCCAAAGCTAGGATTAatctaattttcaa ACGCTCGAGCCAACAAATATACAACGTGAccctcttctttcttttcttcatgTCTCTCTACGGTCTTCTAGGCGTCCAGTTCTTCGGTGAATTGAAAAACCATTGTGTTCTTAACACCACCGATCCAAAACGCATTACTATAAACAGTTTAGCGATTCCTGATACTTTCTGTTCGACTGATCCTGAATCTGGATACCAATGTCCAGAGGGGATGACCTGTATGAAGCTCGAGTTATCCAAGTACATCATGGGTTTCAATGGTTTCGACGAGTTTG CTACGAGTATTTTCACTGTTTATCAAGCCGCGTCGCAAGAAGGATGGGTTTTCATCATGTACCGTGCGATAGACAGTCTACCCGCTTGGCGTCCAGTTCTCTACTTCAGTacaatgatatttttcttaGCTTGGCTCGTGAAGAATGTCTTCATCGCAGTTATCACAGAGACGTTTAACGAAATACGAGTACAATTCCAGCAGATGTGGGGCGTGAGGGGACACATCAGCAACAGCACTGCGTCACAA ATACTGACGGGTGACGATAACGGTTGGAAATTGGTAACTCtagatgaaaataaacacgGAGGATTGGCCTCTCCCGTGTGTCACGCCGTCCTGAGATCTCCTCATTTTCGCATGGTAGTGATGTGCGCGATTCTGGCGAACGGCATCACCACCGCGACGATGAGCTTCAAACACGACGAAAAACCAAGGCACACGTATTACGACAAGTATTACTATGCCGAGATCGCGTTCACGACATTCTTGGACCTCGAAacgttattcaaaatttggtGCCTCGGATTCCGCAGTTATTACAAGCATTCGATTCACAAATTCGAGCTGCTGCTGGCAATTGGTACAACCATACACATCATTCCGTTCTTCTATCTTTCTGGATTCACGTATTTTCAG GTTCTCAGGGTAGTCAGACTCATCAAAGCATCCCCGATGTTGGAGGACTTCGTGTATAAGATATTCGGACCTGGAAAGAAATTGGGAAGCCTCATAATTTTTACCATGTGTCTACTCGTGATATCGTCTAGCATATCTATGCAGCTCTTCTGTTTTCTCTGCGACTTTACAAAATTTGAGACCTTCCCGGAG GCGTTCATGTCTATGTTTCAAATCCTGACGCAAGAAGCTTGGGTCGACGTAATGGATGAAACAATGCTCAGAACACATGAGACAATGGGCCCTTTCGTTGCCGTATACTTCATTTTATACCATCTATTCGTCACATTG ATCGTGTTAAGTCTGTTCGTTGCAGTCATCTTGGATAATCTTGAACTGGACGAGGatatcaaaaaattgaaacaattaaagTTCCGCGAGCAAAGCGCAGAGATAAAAGAAACCCTACCATTCAGATTGAGAATTTTTGAGAAGTTCCCTGATAGTCCTCAGATGACATGCTTGCACAAAGTACCGTCAGACTTCAGTCTTCCGAAG GTGCGCGAAAGCTTCATGCGACAATTTGTATTCGAAATggaaaacgaggaaaacgaAGGGgcgaaaaaaattaacgaaacgtttGATTCGAAAATGATATACAGAAAACAACGGCCAGtaaagattttaaataatccaCCGAAAGTAAGGAACGTTGTCACTAATCTTAAAAAAGCGGCTGTTAGTTACATTATAAA CGACTCCAATAATCAGAGGCTCCTATTAGGCGATTCTGCTATGATACCAGTACCAGGAAAAGGTCTTTTGAAGCCACAAGGTACCGTTAACAGTGCCAAGCAACTGCGCATCGATCAGAAAAA GTCGATCAGAAGAAGCGTTCGCAGCGGATCGATCAAGTTAAAGCAAACGTACGAACATCTGATGGAAAACGGTGATATCGGAGGTATAAACAGAGTCAGTTCTTCCCGCAGTAGACCACATGATTTGGATATTAAATTGCTACAAGCCAAAAGGCAGCAAGCGGAGATGCGAAG ggCCAATCCTAGGCGGTTTAACTTCGACCATATCGGTGACGCACTGATGGCGCTTTTCGAAGTACTCTCATTTAAAGGGTGGCTAGACGTTAGAGACGTTCTTATCAAAGCACTCGGGCCC GTCCACGCTATCTATATCCAcatctatatatttttgggtTGCATGATTGGTTTGACTTTGTTCGTTGGTGTCGTAATCGCCAATTACTCTGAAAACAAAGGAACCGCGTTACTCACAGTCGATCAAAGACGATG GTGCGATTTAAAGAAGCGACTGAAAATCGCTCAACCGTTGCACTTGCCACCCAGACCAGATGGGAAGAAATTCCGAGCCTTTATCTATGACATCACtcagaatatatattttaaaagattcatCGCGGTTATGGTACTCATAAACAGTGCTCTTCTGTGCGTTTCT TGGAGAATCGAGGAAGAACACACGGAAGCGCTCGCTACGGTTTCCACGATTCTGACACTGATCTTCCTCGTGGAAGTgatcatgaaaaatattgctttTACACCACGTGGCTATTGGCAGTCCAGAAGAAACAGATATGATTTGCTCGTGACAGTTGTGGGTGTTATTTGGATCGTCATTCATTGTACAATGAAG AACGATTCGTCGTACCTAATCGGCTTTATGGTCGTGATCCTTAGATTCTTCACCATCACTGGCAAACATACAACTCTGAAAATGTTGATGTTGACAGTCGGAGTGTCCGTTTgcaaaagtttctttattatatttggcATGTTTctccttgttttcttttacgcCCTAGCAGGCACGATCATTTTTGGAACAGTAAAGTATGGCGAAGGTATAGGAAG GCGTGCCAATTTTGAATCGCCCGTGACTGGCGTTGCTATGCTCTTTCGTATCGTCACTGGAGAGGATTGGAATAAGATAATGCACGATTGCATGATACAACCGCCGTATTGCACTCCGGCTGCTAATTATTGGGAGACCGATTGCGGGAATTTTCATGCTtccttaatttatttttgtactttttacgTCATTATCACTTACATTGTTTTAAATCTTCTGGTGG CTATTATCATGGAGAacttttctctattttattcgaacgaggAAGACGCGTTATTGTCGTACGCCGACATTAGAAATTTCCAAAACACCTGGAACGTCGTCGACAATCACCAAAAGGGTGTCATACCGGTGAAACGG GTAAAGTTTATCTTACGGCTGTTGAAAGGCCGACTAGAGACAGATCCACAAAAGGATCGGCTGCTCTTCAAGCATATGTGTTACGAGCTGGAGAAGTTGAACAATGGCGAAGAAGTTACTTTCCACGATGTTATTAA TATGTTGTCGTATCGCTCGGTCGATATACGGAAAGCTCTTCAACTCGAGGAACTACTGGCAAGGGAGGAGTTCGAGTACATCATCGAAGAAGAAGTCGCTAAACAAACGATAAGAAATTGGTTAGAGGGTTGtctgaaaaaaattcgagCGAGTGGG AAGCAGCAAAATAGTCTCGTTGCTGGTCTTCGTGCGAACACTGACCAACCCATACAACAACAAGAGCATAcggaagagaaaagaaaggaagcagacaaagaagaagaaactgaAACAAAG GACACGGACGGATCTAAGCACAAAGTTAAGAAACCACCAGCTCTCCCAAGATCTGAGAGTATAGGCAGTGGATCTGgaaggaaatatttgactCCAACTCTGTCGGATCCTGCGTCGATTAGGTCTGAAAAAGACAAGAATGTAGCACctaagaaaagaaacaatagaCCACCAC CGATggcgaaaaataatttgccaCATCTCACAGAAAGTTCCGAGCAGAGCAGACAACAGAGGGAAGCTTTCAATGCAAAGACAACCGCGCCGAAACCTTCCAGCGTTATACTGGAAGTTCGCGAATGGTGGAAAGAGCAGTTGGCGTATAGCAGTGAGTCCAGCGAGGACGAGGtttaa